GGAACCTGTAACACTGGATGAAATTGAGCGCTTTGTAGATGGTGCGGCTGTGAAAAGAGTAGGGGCACTGAATTTCGAGATCTGTAAGGATGTGCTGGACAAAATGCATACCGTAGCAGAAGGTAAGGTCTGTACGACCATCCTGAAATTGTACAATGAAGATGCGATTGTAGTGGAGCCTGCGGGAGCACTGTCTATTGCAGCACTGGATGATTTTGCGAAAGAGATCGAAGGTAAGAAAGTAGTGTGTGTGGTGAGTGGTGGTAACAATGATATTGACCGTATGCAGGAGATCAAGGAAAGGTCTTTACTGTTCGAAGGTCTCAAGCATTATTTCATCATCCGTTTTGTACAGCGCCCTGGTGCACTGAAAGAATTTGTGAACCATGTGCTGGGTCCTGATGATGATATTACCAGGTTTGAATTTATCCAGAAGCATAATAAGGAAACAGGTCCTGCATTGATTGGTGTGGAACTGAAAAGGAAAGAGGATTATGATATCCTGGTGGCTAACTTTAAGAAGTATGGGATCCATTATACTGCACTGAATGAAGATGATAACTTGTTTGGGTATTTGGTGTAGTCAAACTTAATTGAATGCTAAGCCGGCCGCCGGCCATTCTCCCGCCGCCAAATGTTGATGCTCCAGGTATCAACATTTGGCGGCGGATGTTTTTTGTAAAATGATGTAGGTGCGCTCACTGGTAACAAGAAATTAACCTCCTGCATAACGCAGGAGGCTTTATTTTGCCCCTTTTAATTACATTTAGATAAATAATTCCGGAAGATGAGCAATCTCATGCGCGCAGCCCTTCTGCGGGAATTTGGACCCGCCAGTAACCTGACTATCGAAAAAATACCGGTACCTCTGCCGGCTACAGGTCAATTACTCATAAAAGTACGTGCTGCAGGTATTAACCCTGTTGATTATAAAACCCGTACAGGAAAAGGTCTCCCTGCCAGGGAACTGGAACTCCCTGCTATCCTGGGATGGGATATAGCCGGCGAAGTAGTAAGTCTTGGAGAAGGCGTAAGCCGTTTTAACAGGAATGAACGAGTGTTTGGCATGAGCAATTTTCCACATGCCGGGAATGCGTATGCAGAATATGCAATTGTACGGGAGGATGAATTTGCCCTGATACCAGCTGCGGTGAGCGATGAGGTAGCTGCTGCTACACCCCTGGCAGCATTAACTGCCTGGGAGGCCTTGTTTGACCAGGGAGAACTGGGTGCAGGTCAGAAAATACTGATCCATGCAGCTGCGGGTGGCGTAGGTCATATTGCGGTGCAACTGGCTAAGTGGAAAGGGGCTTATGTAGTGGGCACTGCTTCGCAGCAGAACCACGCTTTGCTGCATGAACTGGGGGTGGACCAGGCACTGGACTATCGTACACAGGATTTTACTACTGCTGTAAATGATATAGATGTGGTCCTGGATGGAATAGGTGGTGACAACACCCTTCGTTCTATCGATGTGTTGAAACCCGGCGGGGTGGTAATATGTCTGCCTTCTATGTATAAAGATGATCCGGCAATCCTGGCAAAAGCCGCTGCTAAGAATGTGCGGGTGAAATGGATGGTGGTAAGTCCATCAGGAGAAAGAATGGGGCAGGTGGCCGCGCTGCTGGCATCAGGTGATCTGAAAATAAAGGTGGATCAGACATTCCCGCTGGAAGATGTGGCGAAAGCACATGAGGCGGTAGAAACGGGTCACGTAAGTGGCAAGGTAGTGCTGGTGATCTAACAAATAATTATATGCTTAGCTACTGGGAAAAACAGGCTCTTCTTCAATACGATTACATCATAGCCGGCAGTGGTATCGTGGGTTTATCCACAGCTATCAGTTTGCGCGAGGCGCAACCGGATGCCCGTGTACTGGTGTTGGAGAAGGGCGTGTTGCCTACGGGGGCGAGTACGAAGAATGCAGGTTTTGCCTGTATAGGAAGTTTGACGGAATTGCTGGCGGATCTAAAAGTGATGTCGGCAGAAGAGGTGCTGGCGTTGGTGGCTTTACGTTGGAAAGGGTTGCAGGCCTTGCGGCATAGGTTGGGAGATCAGCATATTGATTACAGGGAGAATGGGAGTTATGAGCTGATAGGGGAGCAGGAGTTGTATGCCTTGTCAGAAATCGATGGTATGAATGAGTTGATGAGGGGATTGCTGGGAGGGAAAGCGTTCTCACTTGCGAAAAACGAGTTTGGTTTTAATGACAGGTATGTAAAAGCACTGATCAGGAATAATTTTGAGGGGGAATTGCATACCGGGAAGATGATGAGGCGATTAATAGATCTTGCATTGTATTATGGAGTGGAAATTAAGACCGGGTGTGAGATCGGCCATTTTATAGAGAATGATAACTCAATCCGCGTAAGTGTAGGTGAGTATGCATTTGAAGCCCGGCAACTGGGCATCTGTACCAATGCATTTACAAAAAAACTGATTCCTGACCTTGATTTACAACCTGGCAGAGGCCAGGTACTGATAACCGACCCTATACCTGAGCTGCCATTTAAAGGTATCTACCATATGGATGAAGGTTACTATTATTTCCGTGAACTGGAGGGGCGTGTACTCTTTGGTGGAGGGCGTAATATGGACTTTAAGGGAGAGGCCACCACAAATTTCGAATTGAATCCAAATATTCACAAGGAACTTGAAAACCGGCTACGTCATATTATTTTGCCGGGTTTTTCGTTTAATATTGCTGACCGCTGGACGGGCATCATGGCTTTTGGCCAGAACCGGCAGCCGGTTATCCGCCGTCATTCAGCCCGAATCGCGCTGGGCGTAAGAATGGGCGGCATGGGTGTCGCCATTGGAACGGCTATTGGGGCACAACTGGCCGATATTCTATTAAAGAATGATCACGATTAATCCCCTCCACTGGAATAATTTTTAAATGTAAATTTTACGTTTATTAAAAATGTTACTATATTGACCAAACAATAAATTTTACCACGTTGATTTTATGCAAAAGAGTTTACAATTCCTCGATTATGTCGTCTTTTTGGTGTATTTCGCGATCGTCGCGGGTTACGGTATTTACATCTACCAGAAAAAGAAACGAAAAACTACAGACTCCAAAGACTTTTTCCTGGCAGAAGGTTCCCTTACATGGTGGGCCATTGGTGCATCTCTGATAGCATCCAACATTTCCGCGGAGCAGTTTATTGGCATGGCCGGTTCCGGTTTTAATATAGGTCTGGCAATTTCCACTTATGAATGGATGGCTGCTGCGACCCTCATTATCGTCGCCGTATTTTTCCTTCCTATTTATCTGAAGAACAAGATTTATACGATGCCGCAGTTCCTGCTGCGCAGGTATAATCAAACGGTGAGTACCATTATGGCGGTATTCTGGTTGCTGCTCTATGTAGTGGTGAACCTGACTTCCATCCTTTACCTGGGGGCTTTGGCTATCAACACCATTTCAGGGATTGATTTTAATGTTTGTATGATATTGCTGGCCGTATTTGCGGTGTTTATCACCCTGGGTGGTATGAAGGTGATAGGATATACAGACGTTATCCAGGTATTCTTCCTGATCCTGGGAGGCCTGGCTACTACTTACCTGGCCCTGAACCTGGTATCAGAGCATTTTGGTACAAGTGGTGTATTGAATGGTTTCCATTTGATGACAGAACATGCCGGTGATCATTTCCATATGATCCTGGACAAAAAGGATCCTCATTACCTGGATCTGCCTGGATTGTCTATCCTGGTGGGAGGTATGTGGATTGTAAACTTAAATTATTGGGGTTGTAACCAATATATTACACAGCGTGCGCTGGGTGCTGATCTGAAAACAGCGCGTTCCGGCTTGTTGTTCGCGGGTTTCCTTAAACTCCTGATGCCGCTGATCGTGGTGATTCCTGGTATTGCTGCCTATGTATTACATAGCCGCGGTTTGTTCCAGGCAGAAATGGTGAAGGGTGGTGAACTTAATCCTGACAATGCTTACCCGGTGTTAATGAACCTGTTGCCAATTGGTATGAAGGGGCTGGCTTTTGCTGCGCTGACTGCTGCAGTAGTTGCTTCCCTGGCTGGAAAGGCAAACAGTATTTCAACAATTTTTACACTGGACATCTATAAAGAACACTTTGCTAGAAAAGCAGATGAAAAGCACATAGTACGCACAGGTAAAATCGCGGTAGTCGTTGCGATGATCCTGGCTATTATCATCTCTCCGTTCCTGGGTATTGATAAGAAAGGTGGCTTCCAGTTTATACAGGAGTACACTGGTTTCGTATCTCCAGGTATTTTTGCGATGTTCCTGCTTGGATTCTTCTGGAAACGTACAACTTCAGGTGCAGCGCTGTTTGCGATGATTGGAGGTTTTACGTTATCTCTCATCCTGAAGTTCCTGCCGGGTTGGGCGGATCTTTCCGGTTTGAACAGCATTGGATTCTCCGTACCTGCAGCTAACGGTATCTATGAAATTCCGTTCCTGGATCGTATGGGTATTGTATTCGTGGTATGTGTGATTGGTATGATCCTGATTTCAATGGTAGCTCCTGCCAAATTGAAAGTGGCTGGTGCAGAGATGGTCGATGAGTCTAAGGGCCTGGAAGTGGATGCTTCTATGTTCAAAACCTC
This window of the Chitinophaga sancti genome carries:
- a CDS encoding sodium/sugar symporter translates to MQKSLQFLDYVVFLVYFAIVAGYGIYIYQKKKRKTTDSKDFFLAEGSLTWWAIGASLIASNISAEQFIGMAGSGFNIGLAISTYEWMAAATLIIVAVFFLPIYLKNKIYTMPQFLLRRYNQTVSTIMAVFWLLLYVVVNLTSILYLGALAINTISGIDFNVCMILLAVFAVFITLGGMKVIGYTDVIQVFFLILGGLATTYLALNLVSEHFGTSGVLNGFHLMTEHAGDHFHMILDKKDPHYLDLPGLSILVGGMWIVNLNYWGCNQYITQRALGADLKTARSGLLFAGFLKLLMPLIVVIPGIAAYVLHSRGLFQAEMVKGGELNPDNAYPVLMNLLPIGMKGLAFAALTAAVVASLAGKANSISTIFTLDIYKEHFARKADEKHIVRTGKIAVVVAMILAIIISPFLGIDKKGGFQFIQEYTGFVSPGIFAMFLLGFFWKRTTSGAALFAMIGGFTLSLILKFLPGWADLSGLNSIGFSVPAANGIYEIPFLDRMGIVFVVCVIGMILISMVAPAKLKVAGAEMVDESKGLEVDASMFKTSMPFAITAILICGILVALYTIFW
- a CDS encoding NADP-dependent oxidoreductase, with amino-acid sequence MSNLMRAALLREFGPASNLTIEKIPVPLPATGQLLIKVRAAGINPVDYKTRTGKGLPARELELPAILGWDIAGEVVSLGEGVSRFNRNERVFGMSNFPHAGNAYAEYAIVREDEFALIPAAVSDEVAAATPLAALTAWEALFDQGELGAGQKILIHAAAGGVGHIAVQLAKWKGAYVVGTASQQNHALLHELGVDQALDYRTQDFTTAVNDIDVVLDGIGGDNTLRSIDVLKPGGVVICLPSMYKDDPAILAKAAAKNVRVKWMVVSPSGERMGQVAALLASGDLKIKVDQTFPLEDVAKAHEAVETGHVSGKVVLVI
- a CDS encoding NAD(P)/FAD-dependent oxidoreductase; this encodes MLSYWEKQALLQYDYIIAGSGIVGLSTAISLREAQPDARVLVLEKGVLPTGASTKNAGFACIGSLTELLADLKVMSAEEVLALVALRWKGLQALRHRLGDQHIDYRENGSYELIGEQELYALSEIDGMNELMRGLLGGKAFSLAKNEFGFNDRYVKALIRNNFEGELHTGKMMRRLIDLALYYGVEIKTGCEIGHFIENDNSIRVSVGEYAFEARQLGICTNAFTKKLIPDLDLQPGRGQVLITDPIPELPFKGIYHMDEGYYYFRELEGRVLFGGGRNMDFKGEATTNFELNPNIHKELENRLRHIILPGFSFNIADRWTGIMAFGQNRQPVIRRHSARIALGVRMGGMGVAIGTAIGAQLADILLKNDHD